Within Acidimicrobiales bacterium, the genomic segment GGGTGCCACCTTCTCGGGCATCACCGGCATCATCGGCATGAACCTGTCGGTACGGGGCAACGTCCGCACCACGGCGGCAGCGAGAGGCGGCTCGCTGCCGGCGGCGCTGCGGGTCGCCTTCCGCACGGGCGGCATCACCGGCATGTTCTGCGTGGGCCTCGGCCTGTTCGGCGCCGCCGCCATCGTCCTGATCTTCCAGAACACCGCGACATCGGTCCTCATCGGGTTCGGGTTCGGCGCCTCGCTCATCGCCCTGTTCATGCGAGTCGGCGGCGGCATCTTCACCAAGGCCGCCGACGTCGGCGCCGACCTGGTGGGCAAGGTCGAGGCCGGCATCCCCGAGGACGACCCCCGCAATCCCGCCACCATCGCCGACAACGTGGGCGACAACGTCGGCGACTGCGCGGGCATGGCCGCGGACCTCTTCGAGTCCTACGAGATCACCATCATCGCCTCGCTCATCCTCGGGTTCGCCGCCTTCAACTCCATCGGGCGCAATCCGGCCGTCGGCGTCATCTTCCCGGTCATCGTGGTGACCATCGGCATCCTCGCCTCGGCGGTGGGGATCCTGATGGTCCGGGCGACGAACCAGGACCGCTCGGCGATGGCGCCCATCAACCGCGGCTTTCTCACCGCTGGCGCCCTCACGGTCGCCGGCACCTTCCTGGTCGCCCAGTTCTACGCGCACAACCTGCGGATCTTCTGGGCCGTGCTGTCCGGAGTCCTGCTGGGCCAGGCGGCCAGCCGTATCACCGAGTACTTCACCTCGACCGAGACGTCACCGGTGCGGGAGATCGCCGAGTCCGCCCGCACCGGGCCGGCGACGACGGTGCTCTCGGGCATCTCGTCGGGGCTCGAGTCCACGGTGTGGGCGATCATCGCCATCGCCATCGCGATTGCGGTCGCCGTCGGGCTCGGCAACGGCAACATCGAGTTCTCGCTGTACCTCGTGGCCCTGACGGGGATCGGTCTGTTGTCCACCACGGGCATGGTCGTGTCCGAGGACAGCTTCGGGCCGGTGGCCGACAATGCCGCAGGGATCGCCGAGATGTCGGGCGAGTTCGGCGGCGAGGCCGAGCGGGTCATGGTCAGCCTCGACGCCGTCGGCAACACGACAAAGGCCATCACCAAGGGTGTCGCCATTGGCTCGGCGGTCATCGCAGCCGTCGCCTTGTTCGCTTCGTTCATCGAGACGATCGGCAACCAGCTCAACATCGGGGCCACGGGGTCGGCGCTGTTCAACAACGCCCTGACGCAGATCAACGTGGCCAACCCGACGACGTTCATCGGGCTGCTGATCGGGGGATCGGTCGCCTTCATGTTCTCCGCGCTCGCCATCCGGGCCGTGGGCAGGACCGCTGGCACCGTGGTCCAGGAGGTTCGTCGGCAGTTCCGCGAGCACCCGGGCATCATGGACGGCGTCGAGAAGCCCGAGTACGGACGGGTGATCGGAATCTGCACCGCCGCGGCCCAGCGCGAGCTGGCCACCCCCGCCCTGCTCGCCGTGCTCACACCGATCATCATCGGCTTCGGTATCAACTACCTCGCCCTCGGGGCCTTTCTCGCCGCCGCAATTCTGACCGGCCAGCTCATGGCCAACTTCCTCAACAACTCCGGCGGTGCATGGGACAACGCCAAGAAGTACATCGAGGACGGCCACGAAGGCGGCAAGGGCTCCGAGGCCCACAAGGCCGCGGTCATCGGCGACACCGTCGGCGATCCCTTCAAGGACACCGCAGGGCCCGCCCTGAACCCCCTCATCAAGGTCATGAACCTGGTGTCGCTGCTCATCCTGCCCCTCGTCATCACCCAGCGTCACAACACCGCAGGCCGCTACGCCATCGCAGGCGTCGCTCTCGCCATCCTGCTCGCTGCCATCGCCTTCTCCAAGCGCAAGACCGAGGGGGTGGGCGGTGGCGCCCCCGCTGGTGAGCCCGTCGAGGTCACTGCCGGCGCTCCCCCCGGTGCCGGCGCGATGCCTCCGGCCCAGACCAAGGCTTCCCTGAGCGCGGCCATCGACCAGTGGGTGGTCGACCTGGGCCAGGACGAGGGCGACCTGCGGGACCGGCTGCTCGAGGTGAAGGGCCGGCTCCAGTCGCCGTCGTCAGCGCCCGCTGTCGGCCACCAGGGCGGCCAGCCGTGAGACCAGCTCAGGGTGGATTTTGTCCGGCCCGTCACCGCTGGGCCACCGGCGGACGGTACCGTCGTCTGGTTGCCCGAGGGGTTTGACAGCGCCCGGCCGTCATCCCAGCCTGGGGTCCAAGAGATGCCTAAACCGCTCGTCATCGTCGAATCGCCCGCCAAGGCGAAGACCATCGCCGGCTTCCTCGGGCGCGATGTGGTCGTCGAATCGTCGATCGGCCATATTCGCGACCTGCCCCGCAGCGCGGCCGACGTGCCGGCGGCCTTCAAGGCCGAGCCGTGGGCGCGCCTCGGTGTCGACGTCGACAACGGGTTCAAACCCTTGTACGTGGTGGCCAAGGAGAAGAAGGCGCAAGTCAGCAAGCTGAAGAGCCTGATGCGCGACGCCAGTGAGGTGTACCTCGCCACTGACGAGGACCGCGAAGGAGAGTCGATCGCCTGGCACCTGATGGAGGTGCTGGCTCCCCGGGTGCCGGTCAAGCGCATGGTCTTCCACGAGATCACCCGCGGGGCGATCGAGCGGGCGGTCGACGACTGGAGGGACCTCGATCGCCGACTGGTCGACGCCCAGGAAGCGCGCCGCATCCTCGACCGCCTCTACGGCTACGAAGTTTCGCCGGTGTTGTGGAAGAAGGTGTTGCCGAGGTTGTCGGCCGGGCGCGTCCAGAGCGTCGCCACACGCATCCTCGTCGAGCGCGAACGGGCGCGCATCCGATTCCGGTCGGCCAACTGGTGGGATCTGGAGGGACGGTTCGGCCGAGAGGCGCAGTCCTTCTCGGCCACCCTGGTCGCGGTCGACGACCAGCGCCTGGCGACGGGCAAGGACTTCTCCGAGACGGGAGAGCTGCGCACCCCGAAGGGATCGCCCGGCCTCGTCCTGCTCGACGAGCCCAAGGCGAGAGACCTGGCGCAGCGGCTCGCCGATGCCGCGTTCGCCGTCACCTCGGTCGAGGAGAAGCCGTTCAAGCGCTCTCCCTACGCGCCGTTCACCACCTCGACGCTGCAGCAGGAGGCGGGACGCAAGCTGCGGTTCAGCTCGGCCCGCACGATGCAGACGGCCCAGCGCCTGTACGAGAACGGCTACATCACCTACATGCGGACCGACTCGACCGCCCTGTCGGCGACCGCCGTGACCGCGGCGCGCGACCAGGCGGCGGCGCTGTACGGGGCCGAGTACGTGTCGCCCCAACCCCGCCGCCACGATCGCAAGGTAAAGAACGCCCAGGAGGCCCACGAGGCGATCCGACCGGCGGGGGAGTCGTTTCGCCGGCCCGATCAGGTGGCCGGACAGGTGTCACAGGACGAGGCCCGCCTGTACGACCTCGTCTGGAAGCGCACCGTCGCCTCGCAGATGGCCGACGCCAACGGGATGAGCGTCCAGGTGCGTCTGGCCGGCGTGGCCGCCTCCACCGAGGGCGCGCCGGCGGCCGGCGAGCGGGCGGAGTTCGCAGCCAGCGGCAAGGTCATCACGTTCCCCGGATTCCTCCGTGCCTATGTCGAGGGTGCCGACGACCCCGAGGCCGAGTTGGAGGACCGGGAGGTCCACCTCCCGCGGTTGGCGGCCGGCGATGCCGTGGACAAGGAGGCGCTCGAGGCGCGCGCCCACGCCACCCAGCCGCCGGCCCGCTACACCGAGGCGTCGCTCGTGAAGGCCCTCGAGGAGCTCGGGGTGGGTCGGCCGTCCACCTACGCCTCGATCATCAGCACCATCCAGGACCGGGGCTACGTCTGGAAGAAGGGAAGCGCGCTCGTCCCGTCGTTCACCGCCTTCGCCGTGGTCGGCCTTCTGGAGGACCACTTCACCGAGCTGGTCGACTACGGGTTCACGGCCAGCATGGAAGACGACCTCGACGAGATCGCCGGCGGCGAGGAGGAGGCCGGGCCCTGGCTGAGCCGGTTCTATTTCGGCAACGGCAAGCCCGGTCTCAAGGCGAGCGTGGCCGGTCATCTCGACGAGATCGACGCCCGCCAGGTGAACTCGATACCGATCGGACTCGACGGCGACGGCGAGCAGATCGTGGTGCGCGTCGGCCGCTACGGGCCGTACGTGCAGCGAGGGGAGGACCGGGCCTCGGTTCCCGACGACCTGGCCCCCGACGAGCTCACCGTCGA encodes:
- the topA gene encoding type I DNA topoisomerase, with protein sequence MPKPLVIVESPAKAKTIAGFLGRDVVVESSIGHIRDLPRSAADVPAAFKAEPWARLGVDVDNGFKPLYVVAKEKKAQVSKLKSLMRDASEVYLATDEDREGESIAWHLMEVLAPRVPVKRMVFHEITRGAIERAVDDWRDLDRRLVDAQEARRILDRLYGYEVSPVLWKKVLPRLSAGRVQSVATRILVERERARIRFRSANWWDLEGRFGREAQSFSATLVAVDDQRLATGKDFSETGELRTPKGSPGLVLLDEPKARDLAQRLADAAFAVTSVEEKPFKRSPYAPFTTSTLQQEAGRKLRFSSARTMQTAQRLYENGYITYMRTDSTALSATAVTAARDQAAALYGAEYVSPQPRRHDRKVKNAQEAHEAIRPAGESFRRPDQVAGQVSQDEARLYDLVWKRTVASQMADANGMSVQVRLAGVAASTEGAPAAGERAEFAASGKVITFPGFLRAYVEGADDPEAELEDREVHLPRLAAGDAVDKEALEARAHATQPPARYTEASLVKALEELGVGRPSTYASIISTIQDRGYVWKKGSALVPSFTAFAVVGLLEDHFTELVDYGFTASMEDDLDEIAGGEEEAGPWLSRFYFGNGKPGLKASVAGHLDEIDARQVNSIPIGLDGDGEQIVVRVGRYGPYVQRGEDRASVPDDLAPDELTVERAKELLAAPSGDHVLGQDPDTGLPVLVRAGRFGPYVQLGEGDPGSKTKPRTSSLLRTMSPDALSLDEALRLLSLPRVVGTDPADGAEILALNGRYGPYLKKGDDSRSLAAEDQLFSITLEEALAIFAQPKQRGGRGAAAAPLRELGPDPVSDGPMVLRSGRFGPYVTDGELNASLRRGDDPESLTSERAAELLAEKRAAGPAPARKGARRAAKAGSARGSAKTAKKGTAKQAGRTTSATKKTTAKKTAAAKKTAAAKKTSTTRKASATNTATTKKKAAAQAATRSRS
- a CDS encoding sodium-translocating pyrophosphatase, coding for MTHTLAAEGGYQAFTLGGGEKAWLVFALLAGIGAVGVGIYLMRGVLAADQGTATMREIAASIQEGAVAFLRRQFRVILIIVVPLAVLVFLTATKVVRPDGSIALSFGASGLWRALAFLVGATFSGITGIIGMNLSVRGNVRTTAAARGGSLPAALRVAFRTGGITGMFCVGLGLFGAAAIVLIFQNTATSVLIGFGFGASLIALFMRVGGGIFTKAADVGADLVGKVEAGIPEDDPRNPATIADNVGDNVGDCAGMAADLFESYEITIIASLILGFAAFNSIGRNPAVGVIFPVIVVTIGILASAVGILMVRATNQDRSAMAPINRGFLTAGALTVAGTFLVAQFYAHNLRIFWAVLSGVLLGQAASRITEYFTSTETSPVREIAESARTGPATTVLSGISSGLESTVWAIIAIAIAIAVAVGLGNGNIEFSLYLVALTGIGLLSTTGMVVSEDSFGPVADNAAGIAEMSGEFGGEAERVMVSLDAVGNTTKAITKGVAIGSAVIAAVALFASFIETIGNQLNIGATGSALFNNALTQINVANPTTFIGLLIGGSVAFMFSALAIRAVGRTAGTVVQEVRRQFREHPGIMDGVEKPEYGRVIGICTAAAQRELATPALLAVLTPIIIGFGINYLALGAFLAAAILTGQLMANFLNNSGGAWDNAKKYIEDGHEGGKGSEAHKAAVIGDTVGDPFKDTAGPALNPLIKVMNLVSLLILPLVITQRHNTAGRYAIAGVALAILLAAIAFSKRKTEGVGGGAPAGEPVEVTAGAPPGAGAMPPAQTKASLSAAIDQWVVDLGQDEGDLRDRLLEVKGRLQSPSSAPAVGHQGGQP